Below is a genomic region from Triticum dicoccoides isolate Atlit2015 ecotype Zavitan chromosome 5A, WEW_v2.0, whole genome shotgun sequence.
GCAAACGAAATCGCCGTCCGTTTGAGTCGCCCAGTTGAAGTTGCTCATTGGCGCGTTCCGCTGTCCCCAAAACTTGGCACGGCCGTAGCGCACATGATCGATGGCTCTGGCTGTTTGTTCATAGCCTCACAGGCATTCCCTGTCTTTCCGACGCGACAGACAGAGGGAGAAGGTCAATTCGAGGAAGCGCGGAAACGGAAACATGGCAGTTCGGGCGGCAGAACCCAAAAAACGAAAGCAAAAGCGCGCGCCCGCGGCCCACCCAAAACGGCCATGGCAGCCGACGGTTACTGCGAATCTTCTGCCGCAGACCCCTCTCCCAGGCTCCCGCTCCAATGCAAGACATGCATACCCCACGTATCCACGGCCGACACTGCCCGCATCGCCATTAGCGGGCCGATTAGCTAACAAGATCCCATTCATTTTCCTGCATCACCAAGCCCGTAAATCTCTCCAAGCCTGCATCGCCATTAACGGGCCAATTAGCTTACTGTTGTAAGAGTACCGTACTCCGTTAAGAAGATCACATTCATCTCTCCGAGACTGCCTTTCTTTCTAAAAAAGATCTACCTAAAAACCAAGCGTACGAAGGAAGATTCACGCGGTAGCAGCTGATGCTGAATCACCAAAGTAGGTCCATCCAAAATCGCATTGAATATTCCAAATTTCAGCAGTAGTAACCGACGCCCCGGTCATGTACACAGAAGAATACAGCCTTTGCTTTTTTGTATTTCTTACAGCTATGATGCCAGCCACGTTACTATGAAATTTTTGGACGGAAGCAAATTAAGGACGAGGATTGGCATTTCCATACTAAAATACAAACAAGCAACCAATTTTCAGATCTCAAATTCCATCACATTCCACATCTCAACCCGATTTCAGATCTGGAAATCCAAAGAGGCAGAACAAGAATTTGCATTGCAGGGCAAGAGCGATTGACCATAACCATAATTAATTAGATAAACAATGCACTAATTGTTTTCGACACCATCACAAGTATCTTGCTACGCTAAAAAACCTCGACAAATCAAGCTGCTACGGTAAAACGGAGGCTCGGGGACGaaccctcgccgccgccgtcgtcgtttcACCCACAGATACACCTCCAAGGGTACGCCGGATTGAACCAGAGCACCCCGACCCGGATGTAAAAATTTACAGTCTAGAACACACAATCCTGGACTACCACCGACACAGAACAGGGGAAAACTGCTAATGGAAACTGGTTCGCCGGAGGACGGAGGCTCTacttcttggccttcttggcgggggTCTTCTTGGCGGGCGCGGCCTTCTTCACCGGCGCCGACCGCTTGGTGGGCGGCTTCCTGGGGGCGGCCTTcttgggggtggcggcggcggcgggcgccttCTTCCCTGGCGCGTCCTTGGCGGAGGTCTTGGCGGCCTTGGCGGGGCGGCCCCGAGGCTTGGCGGGCGCCTTCGTCTTGGCGGCCGGCTTGGGCTTCGTGGCGGCCTTGGTGGTCTTGGCTGGAGCCTTGGTCTTGGCGGCGGCCTTGGGCTTCGTTGCCGCCTTGGGCTTGGCGGCGGCCTTGGTGGTCTTGGCGggggccttggccttgggcttgGCGGCGGGCTTCTTCTTGGCTGGGGACTTGGCGGCGGGCTTCTTGGCCGGCGCCTTCTTCGCCGCGGGCTTCTTCTTGGCTAgcgccttggtcttgggcttcttgggcgctgcgggggccttggtgagcttgtagGAGGCCTTGACCTTGGTCAGCTTGCCGGCGGCGACGAGCTTCTTGATCTGCGTCAGCATGAACTTGCGGAAGTTGGCCGGGAGGTGCGCCTTGTGCTTGTCCTCGATGTACTTGGCGATGGCGACGGTGCTCGACCCGCCTCTCTCCTTCAGCGCGGCGATCGCCTCCGTCACCATCTGCGCAAAAACAAGCACGCACGAACAAAGCCAGTCAGATCAAGGCGAACACGAACGAACAGAGAGCACGACGAGCGAACAGAGAACGACAATGGAGCGAGCGAGATTCGGCGACGGTCGGGGGGTTTACCTCGGCGTAGGTCGGGTGGGCGGGGGCGGCCTTGGGCTTCCTCGGGGCGGAGGGCTTCTTCACCTTGGGCGCCTTGGGGGTCTTGGCGGCCTTGGCCTTGGTCGCCTTGGTCGTCTTGGCGTCGCCGGCGGGGGCGTCAGTCGTGGTCTCCACGACGGGGTCGGCGGTCGCCTCCACCTGAGGCACCGGGATGTCGGCGGCAGCGGCGTCGGTCGACATTGCGGCGGGAAAGCGAGGGGAGAGGGGAGCGCTGGTGTGTTTTCGCCGGAGGTGAGAGAGATGCGTGTGAGCTGGGTGAGGAGGTCAGGGCGGAGGAGACGGTGGTTATATAGTGGGAGACGTCGGGGAGACGGGGAAGGCCGAATGCCGCGCGCTGATTGGTCGAGGGGGCGTTGCCACGGATCGCCCCCCTAAGCAGCCGTCATCAAACCTGGCGCGTCCGATCCGTTCCCATCCGACGGCCATCAACGCGCCCCATCCGATGCCGCGGATTCAAGCCCCCCCTAGTTGGCCGGCCGTCTCGCGAACCAGCCTCCAGACTTCCAGAGTGTGCTTCTCCTCTCGATTTCCGATCAAATATCGCTCGATCGGATGCACCAATTCGAATGCAATTTTTTTCACTGTGTAGGCAAGGATCATGGCTTTGTAATGAGATTGAGTTTGTGTGATTTGGTTGAGTATTCTGGGAGAAATGAGCCGGTGATCAGGGACTGGTCGGGATGGTGCCTTGGTGGGAGTTTGGTGGAGATTTCCGGCCGCCGGCACGGGGTGCACCGGCGAACAATGAGATTTTCCGGCATGGTCGTGTAGCTGGTTAACGTAGCATTCCGTAGGTTCAAGAATCACGTCGATCCGACGTCGTTTTGATAGGCTACGAGTCGATGGAACACGACCCAAGTTGCACAACTTGTGGAGACCTTTGCTGGTGGTGTGTGAGTTCGGCCGGGCTTTGCACTGTTTGCCGGCGCGATGGCCGGCCGGCTCGCCGGAGAACCGCCGTGCTCCGGTAGTTGTGGACATGGGGAAGGCTACCCAGCTGCTGCATTTGGGTTGTCACACTTGAACTCGGATGAATTTGCACCGGAGTGATCAACACTTCTTCCTGTGGTTGGGGAAAGTCTACCAGGTGATACAAGTTGCCTTGTTCTACCTCTCAGATCAAATTTCATCGTAATTTCAGATGGTTTCCCGATGCACAACTCAAATATCAGCTAGTCTTTGATGGAACGACGATCAGGATTGGAATTTTTGAAAGTTTTTCGTACTGTTCGGACCAAGAAACGTGTCCAGGAAGAGGGCAAAGTTGGTTGGGTGTGGTGCT
It encodes:
- the LOC119303581 gene encoding histone H1-like, which translates into the protein MSTDAAAADIPVPQVEATADPVVETTTDAPAGDAKTTKATKAKAAKTPKAPKVKKPSAPRKPKAAPAHPTYAEMVTEAIAALKERGGSSTVAIAKYIEDKHKAHLPANFRKFMLTQIKKLVAAGKLTKVKASYKLTKAPAAPKKPKTKALAKKKPAAKKAPAKKPAAKSPAKKKPAAKPKAKAPAKTTKAAAKPKAATKPKAAAKTKAPAKTTKAATKPKPAAKTKAPAKPRGRPAKAAKTSAKDAPGKKAPAAAATPKKAAPRKPPTKRSAPVKKAAPAKKTPAKKAKK